In the Fusobacterium hwasookii genome, AATGAAGATACTGGAAAGAACTATCAAAATTTTATTTTTCCTTGTAGTGATTATAGTTTTATAAGGAGATTAATTAAGGAATATTACACAAAAAAGGGTAAACTTTTAAGATATATGAACTCTATATCAGTACCAAAAACAGAGCATTATTGCTATCTACTAGAAATGGTAACAGTAAATAGAATTATAAAAAATAACTTCTTTAATATCTATATATGCGAAGGAACTTTTGATACATTAACTGTAAGGATTTTATTTAAAAATCAATGCTTATGCTTTGCAACAGCTGGAGCTGGAAGCAATCATAATTTAATAGCAACGAGATTAAAAAAAGTTGCCAAAGAGGTATTTTTTAAGAGTGGTAAAAAGTTAAATATAGTAACTCTTTTTGATGTAGATAAGGCAGGAGAAAAAGGGAAAGAGAATTTAGCAGAATTATTAAAAGATGATTGTATAAGAGTATATAAAAATTTCTCTAAGATGATATTAAAAAATGGTAAAGATATTAACGAAGAATTGCAAATTAATAGAAGTCAATTAGAAAAAAATTTATATATTATAGATAATAATTTAAAAGAATTATAATATAAAAAAAGGGGTATATAATAATACCTCTTTTAATTTTGAAGTGGGTTAAATAGCCTCTCATAAGCTCAAATTTTTTATTGATTTTCAATTTCTTCATTTTCTGTTATAGGATTAGTTTCATCAACTGGATTAGTTGCTTTTTTTCTTTTTTTTGGTAGTTTTTCAGTAGCAATTTCTAACATTCTATTAATTTTATTTTTATAATTACTTGCATTAATTCTTCCACTTTTAAATTTATTTTTTAATTCATTTAATGCTTCATCTAATTTTTTTTCAATACTATCCATTTCCAAAGTTTCAACAAAATCTTTAACATCATAATTCTTGTTCTTAAATATTTCTAACATCTCATCATATAAATTTTTTCCATCATTATTATCCATTTATTTATCGCCTTACCTTTCTATTTATTTAATGCTATTTTAGCATTAAATAAAAGAAATGTAAAGGCTTCAAAATAAAGTGAAATTTATATATTTTAAAATCGCTACTGTAGGATTGACAAGCAACCCTACTGGAGCTAAAATATAAGTGTAAAATTTGTCAATTTCACATTATATTTTTTTTTAAAATAAATAAATTTGCAAGTGCCTTCGTACAGGTACACATTATTCGTTTTACTCATAATTGTACTGTACGCACTTGCAAAGGGGAAACCCCTTTTGATACCCCTTTAATTTATAAAAATTTCTACATTAAATTACATCTTATGAGTGTATTTAAGTGTTATCATTTTTATAAATTATTGGAAGTGTATCGCCACTCCCAAACCCTTACTCTTGTAGCAACAAACAAGACTTCTTATTAATTTATTTTCAATGTTTTTTATAAAAAAAAGGTAGGTATAAAAATGTATAATAAGCAATTAAAATTTAGAGCAGATGAAGAAATAAAAAATAAGTTATTGTTAAAATCTAAGCTATTAAATATATCTTATGCAGAGTATTTAAGATTGCTCATACTAGATGATGAAAAAAGAAATTTTATAGGGGAGATAATAAAGTTTAAGAATGAATTAAGAGAGTTAAAAACAGAATTAAATTATATAGGAAATAACTTAAATCAATTATCTAAAAAAGTTAATTCAAATTTAAATATTCAACTTGATGAAGTCTTAAAAGTACAGGAAAATTTATCTGATATTTTACAAAGATTAGGGGGACAAAAGAATGCAAGTATTAATGAAAATAGTAGAGAACAAGAGAAAGAGTAGAGCAGGTTTAAAACAATTATTTAATTATATAAATAGAGATAGTGCTATATATAAGACTGGGGGAATTGGTGTATCAGATGATAAAGAAATTGCATTTAAACAAATGATATTAAATAAAAAAGATTGGAATAAAAATAATGATAATAAAGATAGGTTTTGCTTCCAA is a window encoding:
- a CDS encoding toprim domain-containing protein codes for the protein MAFVGVKYNSFNQKLIEVHKQDEEILAKYGIAVDIEDDECFNCGAEKLNFFYSKTNKEGVERGYLKCKCFSCNFTGDVLDIVKVVDPNLKNSKPGAIVEYLLSEEFQRRPNIIDTNREYTGVKKVRKKDKKEKPITDYTKFINIWYGNLKIRLTERNEEITSYLYKRGFNKDDFKYMYGYLGLEDWTNEDTGKNYQNFIFPCSDYSFIRRLIKEYYTKKGKLLRYMNSISVPKTEHYCYLLEMVTVNRIIKNNFFNIYICEGTFDTLTVRILFKNQCLCFATAGAGSNHNLIATRLKKVAKEVFFKSGKKLNIVTLFDVDKAGEKGKENLAELLKDDCIRVYKNFSKMILKNGKDINEELQINRSQLEKNLYIIDNNLKEL
- a CDS encoding plasmid mobilization protein; this encodes MYNKQLKFRADEEIKNKLLLKSKLLNISYAEYLRLLILDDEKRNFIGEIIKFKNELRELKTELNYIGNNLNQLSKKVNSNLNIQLDEVLKVQENLSDILQRLGGQKNASINENSREQEKE
- a CDS encoding relaxase/mobilization nuclease domain-containing protein yields the protein MQVLMKIVENKRKSRAGLKQLFNYINRDSAIYKTGGIGVSDDKEIAFKQMILNKKDWNKNNDNKDRFCFQEILSFPSGTDKELIAKITEEYCNEFIKKAFNRGMVYIKIKTIHIHTL